The window ATAAAGAAATAATACTGAATAACAGGAATGAAAAAAATTATTTAATACTTTTAAAAGCCTTTTTGGGTAAAATATTTTTCATACACTATTTATTTAACTATAATGTCTCATATGGAATATTATGCATTAAGCGATATCGGAAAACTTAGAACATCTAATGAAGACTCATACCATGCAGAAAGTAATTTAATGATTGTAGCTGACGGTATGGGCGGGCATAATGCGGGCGAAATCGCCAGCAGATTTGCAATAAAATACTTTGTTGAACATTTTACAAATCTTTTATCCTGCCGGAATACTAAAAATAATGAAAAAGTGCATGCAGAAAAACCCAAGAATATTACGAAAATGATTTCCAGGAACAACAATGCGGATAAAATTCAGAAAATGCTTATAGAAAGCATTGAATATGCAAACAGCAACATATATAAGATGGGTCTTGAAAATGAAGATTACAGCGGCATGGGCACTACTTTCACAGGTCTGTTTATTGAAAACGAAAAAGGTTATGTAATCCATGTGGGAGACAGCAGGCTTTATCTTTTCAGGGATTTGGAGCTGAGTCTTCTGACTGAAGACCACACATTCGTTTTTGAACTTTATAAAAAAGGAGCCATCACTTACGAAGAATTGTTTTCCCATCCCCAGAAAAATTACCTCACAGGAATAATAGGTGAAAATGATATAACTGCTCTTGAATGTTTTAAATTTGAACTCTTAAAAGATGATATCATCATCCTCTGTTCAGATGGTTTAAATTCAATGGTTCATGATGATTTGATAAAAAAAATTCTTGAAAAATCAAAAAACAAAAATTCAAAAGAGATTGCTGAAAACCTTGTAAAAAAAGCAATTAAAAATGGAGGCAACGACAATATCACTGTCATTGCCTTAAAAAATTAAAAAGAAAAGTTTGTTATGATAGGAACAATTCTTGCTGAAAGATACAAAATAGTTAAAAAGCTGGGCAGCGGAGGCTCTGCTGATGTTTATCTCGCAGATGATATAAAACTGCACAGAAAAGTAGCTATCAAGATTTTATCTCATCTTTATGCAGGTGATAGAAGTTTCGTGGCAAGATTTAAAAAAGAAGCCCAGATCCTTGCAAGACTAAGTGACCCCAATATAGTTTCAATATTTGACTGGGGTCAGTTTGATAGTTCTTATTTCATATGTATGGAATATGTGGAAGGCTCAAACCTTGCAGACATCATAGAAAAACAAGGAATAATCAACCCTGCAACTACTGCCAGGTATTCCATACAGATATGCAAGGCGCTTGAAGTCGCACATAAAAATAATCTGATTCATAGAGATATAAAACCGCAGAATATTATTGTAACCGCAGACGGAACTGTAAAAATAACAGACTTCGGCATAGCAAAATCCCTTCTTGAAGACAATACTAAAACTTTAAATATTCTGGGAACATCATATTATATTTCCCCGGAACAGGCTCAGGGTAAAATTCTCAGCTACTCTACTGATCTTTATTCTCTTGGCATAGTCATCTATGAAATGCTTACAGCAGATGTCCCGTTCAGAGGAGAGAATTCAATAGATATAAGTTTAAAACATATAAATGAAAAACCTCTAAGGCCGTCAGTGTTTGTTCCGGAAGTACCGGAGAGAATGGAGAAAATCGTATTAAAATGTTTGCAGAAGGATCCGTCAAAACGGTATGAAAGCGCAGCTGACTTAAAATCTGATTTAATCAGTTTTCTTAAGGGAGAACCTCTGGCAGACGAAGAAAAAAAAGAAAATGAAGCATCAAAGCAGGGCAATATCATAAAGAAGATCGGATATTTCAAATTTACCTCAAAAGGCAGTGAAAAGAATAAAGATCTTTCACGTGATGAAAAAGAAGAGGCAGTCTTACAGAATTCTTCTCAAAAAAAGGCAGGAAAAATGCTTATAATTACATGGTCGACACTTTTGCCTGTTCTGGCAGTTTTTATTGTATTGTCTATATGGGCCTTAATAAATAATAATGCTTTAAAAAATCGTGAAGAGCTCGTCAGGGTCCCCTGTATCACAAATATGCGTTACATTGATGCTGAAAAAATGCTTCAGTCAATCGGACTTGAAATTAAATCAGAGAACGAAGAATATAACAGTATTGTTCCTGAAGGTTTTATCATAGATCAGATTCCGTCCGAAGGAAATGATGTTATGAAAGATACTGAAATAAAAGTCAGTGTCAGCAGAGGGCAGGAGGAATCCAGCACAGTGACACTGCCTAATCTTATTGGAATAAATATTGAAGAAGCGCGGAAAATTCTTAATGATCTCGGATTTGAAAATCTGGAAATAAAATGGGAATCTTCTGATTTTTTTCATAAAGATGTAATTATAAAACATGAACCTGCTCATTCAAAAACAGCTGGTTTTAACGAAAAAATAGTTCTTTATGTAAGCTCGGGTATGGAAATGGTTCTTATACCTGACTTGAAAGGATACGATATCATGCTGGCTTTATCCACGCTTGAATCCCTGGGTTTTGAAATAATTACCGAAAAAATACCTTCATCTACACTGACTCCGGGCGTAGTGATTGACACTCTGCCTGCTCCCGGAACAGAAGTTGCAAATAGCAGTCTTGTAAGAATTTACATCTCTACAAGCGAGGAGCTATTGGAAGTTCCCGATGTCATCAAGCTTAATCTTGAAAATGCAGTTTCCATCCTGGAGAGCATGGGCATTAATTATGAAATCGGATATTCTGAAGTAATGCACAGCATTCAGGAAAATACAGTTTTATCCCAGTATCCTGTAAGCGGCAGTTTTATTTCTTCATCGGAAAAAATACTTGTGATTGTAGGAAAATGATCAGGCAGGCTTTTTGGTTTTACGATACTTCTCAATAAAAATTTTAATGAAAGAAAGTTAAGAAATGGTCCGTGCGGAGACTCAAAAGACAGAATGCACTTCATATGCCCTGCAAAGGAACAAGAATTTATCAGCCTATCAGAATACTCTCCATATTATAAAATTTCGCTTCAAAAAATTTATCCACTCCTCAAAATATTGGGGGAAACATGAGACTCATTATCCAGACATGTGGCAATCTTCTTGAATTGCTTTAATAGCCTTGGCAAATTTGTTACAAAGTAGTAACATTTTTTCTTCATTTAATTGTTTTTTATTTCATTTTATGTTAAATAATGTGTTTGATATTTATTATTTAAACGTTTTATTTTTTTTACAAATATTATTAATTCAGGGTGATTTTTAAAATGGAAATTATAGTGTGCATCAAACAGGTGCCGGAAACCACAAAAGTTCAGGTCGATCCCAAAACCGGTGTGCTTATAAGAGATGGCATAGACACAAAAATGAATCCTTATGATTTATTTGCGGTTGAAACAGCTCTGCGGCTCAGAGAAGAACATGGCGGAAGAGTCAAAACCATAACAATGGGACCACCCCAGGCAGAGGAAATAATTAAAGAATCTTTTATGATGGGCGCAGACGAAGGCATGGTAATATCAGACAGGAAATTTGCAGGAGCTGATGTCCTTGCAACCGCCTACACTCTCTCACAGGGAATAAGAAAATTCGGCGATTTTGATCTGATAATAACCGGAAAACAGACAACGGATGGTGATACCGCACAGGTAGGCCCTGAGATTGCCGAATATTTGAACATCCCTCATATCGCTAATGTTTTAAGGATAATTAAAGTCGATTCAGAAGATATCACTGTTGAAATGGATATGCCTGAGACAATAGAAATCGCAAAAGTAAAATTTCCATGTCTTATTTCCGTAGAAAAGGATATTTTTGAACCAAGGCTTCCATCATACAAAAGAAAAAAGGCTACTATTAATAAAAAAATAAAAATGCTATGTCTTAATGATATGGAAGATAAAAATGAAAAAAGGTACGGACTTACCGGCTCCCCAACTCAGGTAGAGAGAATCTTTCCGCCAGATGAAAATCTTGACAAGGAAATATGGGAAGGTTCCGGGGAGGAACTTGCCGAAAAAATAACTAAAAAATTAAAAGAGCTTAAATTTATTTAATTTTCTATTTCCGAGGTGTTATAAAAATGGGAAGACTTAAGATAAATCAAGAAAAAATTAATGACGAATCAGCAGAAAAACTGATCAAAATATGCCCTTTTAATGCGATAGAATACAAAAATGGCATATTGGACATAAATGCAGCTTGCAAAATGTGCAAGATATGCATAAAAAAAGGACCGGAAGGAGCAATTGAATTCGTTGAAGATGATATACGGGAAGTTGATAAAAATGCCTGGAAAGGCATTGTTGTATATGTCGATCATGTAGAAGGCAAGATACATCCTGTTACCTTTGAACTTATTGGAAAAGCAAGGGAGCTTGCAAAAAAGGTAAATTATCCTGTTTATTGCATATATCTGGGCTATCAGATTCTTGACAGCGCTCAGGAGCTTCTTCATTACGGAGTTGACGAAGTATTTGTTTACGACTACAAAGAACTTAAGCATTTCAGAATAGAGCCATATACAACTGCTTTTGAAGATTTTATAGAAAAAGTCAGACCATCAATTATACTTGTGGGAGCAACCACAATAGGAAGATCGCTTGCTCCAAGAGTTGCTGCAAGATTTAAAACCGGACTCACCGCAGACTGTACAGTTCTTGATATTAAAGAAAATACTGACCTTGTCCAGATAAGACCTGCTTTTGGAGGAAACATCATGGCACAGATAGTAACTCCCAACTCGCGCCCACAGCTTGCAACAGTCAGGTATAAGATTATGACTGCACCTGAAAGACAGGAAAAATCCGGGGGGAAAATAACCATCTGCAGTATGGATGTAAACAGATTCAAATCAGGAATTGAAGTAATAAAGATAACCAAAAAGCCTCAGGAAGAAAATATATCGGAAGCTGAGATAATAGTCGCTGTGGGAAGGGCAATAAAAACACAGAAAGACATGTCTCTTGCCTATGAGCTTGCTGAAGTCCTGGACGGTAATTTTGCGGGAACCAGGCCGCTTGTAGAAGCAGGTTGGATGGAGGCAAAAAAACAGATAGGGCTGAGCGGCAGAACGGTAAAGCCAAAACTCATAATAACACTCGGGATTTCGGGTGCTGTCCAGTTTACTGCCGGAATGAAAAGCGCTGATTATATATTTGCCATTAATAAGGATCCCAATGCAGCTATTTTCAGTGTTGCGCATTACGGTATAATAGGAGATATTTACGAAGTAGTTCCTAAGCTTATAGAAAATATAAAATCTGCAAAAGGCATAACAGATAAGATTTTTGCCAAATATTCTGCACCGGCTTCAAGAAACTAAAGGAGGGGGAAATGTTTGAAAGTTGTTTATGCAATAAAATATATAAAAAAATAGACGAAAAAGATATCAGTTTTTTAAACGAAATGCTGGGCTGTGAAAGAGTATTCACCGGCGATAACATAAGTGAGGATTTCTGTCATGATGAGCTTAATACAGTAAGAGCTTATCCTGAGGTTCTTGTAGATGTACTCAACACCGAAGAGATATCAAAAATAATGAAATACGCTTACGAAAAGGATATTCCTGTAGTAGTAAGAGGCTCCGGTACAGGACTTGTCGGAAGTTCTGTACCTATCCACGGCGGGATCATGATTAATATGACCAAAATGAATAAAATACTTGAACTTGATTATGACAATCTTACTTTGACCGTGGAACCGGGAGTACTTTTGATGGAGATTTCAAAATATGCTGAAGACAATGACTTTTTTTATCCGCCGGATCCCGGAGAGATTTCCGCTACCATAGGCGGCAATATCAGCACTAATGCCGGAGGAATGCGGGCAGTTAAATACGGTGTAACAAGAGACTATGTCCTGGGACTTGAAATTGTACTGCCTAACGGAGACATATTGGAACTAGGAGGAAAAGTTGTAAAAGACAGTTCCGGATACAGCATCCAGGATCTTGTATGCGGCTCTGAAGGTACGCTGGCAATAATAACAAAAGCAATTCTTAAATTGCTGCCATTGCCTAAAAAAACTGTCAGTCTTCTTGTGCCTTTCCCCAACCTTGAAGCTGCAATAGGTACAGTCCCAAAAATAATAAAAGCAAAGATAATTCCGACTGCAATAGAGTTCATGCAGAGAGAAGTAATAATAGCGGCTGAAGAATATCTTGGGAAAAAATTCCCTGACAACAGTGCCGATGCATATCTGCTGCTCACATTTGATGGTAATTCAAAAGAAGAAATTGAAAAGGATTACAACATTGTTGCAGAAATTTGCCTTAAGGAAGGAGCTTATGACGCTTATATCACTGATACAAGCGAAAGAAAAGAGGCAGTCTGGTCTGCAAGAAAAACTTTTCTTGAAGCTGTTAAAGCTTCCACAACTGAAATGGATGAATGCGATGTTGTGGTTCCGAGAAACAAAGTTGCAGAATTTATCAATTTTACACAGGGCCTTCAAGATGAATTTGAAATCCGAATAAGAAGTTTCGGACATGCAGGAGATGGTAATCTGCATATCTATATTCTCAGGGATTCTCTTGATGAAAAGACCTGGAAGGAAAAACTGGAAGCAGTATTCAATAAAATGTACAGGAAAGCAGAGCTTCTGGGCGGACTTGTTTCAGGAGAACATGGGATAGGTTATGCAAAAAAAGAATTTCTCTCCCGGCAGTATGGTGAAGCATATATGAATCTCATGCTTAACATAAAAATGGCATTTGATCCCAAAAATATCTTAAATCCGGGAAAAATATGCCAGGGATAAAAATAATAAGGATATTTATTTAACATCGAAAAATTGATAGCTTCAGGTCCTGAAATCAAAGATTAATAGCTAAAATATTCTACAAGTATTCCTGAGCTGTTTCTCAAATATAAAGTGTCGTGGTCATTATTCCACACAGGTCTGTCTGCATTCCAGTATAGCTTTCCGGGCTCATCAATACCACTACCTGTAAAAATGAAAATGCTGCTTTCAGGATGCAGGACAACATTGTCAAAAATATAAATATTTGTTCCCATGTCTTTAATGCTCCATCCTTTCAGATTTATACTGCTTTTTCCTTTATTAATTATTTCAACCCATTCACCGTTCAGAAAATCTTTGTCATTGCCCTGTGGATTATAATTTATACTTATCTCAATGCCTTTAATATCAGCTCTTTTCCAGATGCCTTTTTCATTCTTCTTTGCATATTCTTCAGCTTCTTTCAATAAATCTGAATATCTGATGTCAGGTTTATAGTCATATGCATTTGCAAAACCGAATTTTACCATTTCATAATTTATAAAATAATCACCGTCAAAAATATATCTCAGCAGTCTGCCATATTTATCTCTATCGCTGATGTCGCTTTCAAGACGTACTTCCCTGTTTAAAATCAATATTTCCAGATTCTGTTTTGCCTCTTCATAAAAATACATTCCTTTTTCCGGAGCATTTATTCCTATCATTCTGACCGGATGATTGCTGTTGATTATAAGCGTATCGCCATCTATTATTTTCGTTACATAAAAAGTATTTTCCTCCACTTCCCTATTATCAGCGCTGCCATAACAGCCCGGAGCATTATTATTTTCTGCCCGGGTAGTCTGTGTGGATGGCAAGTCAGCATATCCGGAAGAATCTTTGATTATACCAAGAATCAGGGAACAGGAATTCAGGAACAACAAAAACAAAACCAGAAATATAAAAATTATCACAAAGTAATTCTTATTTATTTTTTTTATTTTCAGATTTCTCCTTAATAGAATTTTTTGCTATCCTGCTAATCTCTTCCATCTGGTTTTTCCCAATCCTCTTTTCAAGACTCGAGAAACCGCTGCCTGCGTTTTGTCTGTTTATTCTTCTTATTTTATTGCTCAGATCTTTCTTTATATGCTGCAACTCCATTTCAAATTCTCTTGAGGACTTTCTATAAATATTCTCTTTAAAAACAACTGTCTGAGCTGTGTTATCGGAAGTTACTATTATTTTCTTTTCATATCCTTTCTTTGTGTTGGAAAGTTCTTCAATGATATGATCCGCGGTTTTTCTGCTTCCTGAAAAAATAATCTCTATCCCCTTGTGCATGCTTCTGCTTTTTTCACTTTTTGGATATTTATATGAATCAAAAACCACAATTACATCACAACCTGTAATATTTTTATATTCAGCAAGTTCCCCGATAAATTTATCTCTCATTTCTTCAAGTTCATTATTTTTAATATGCGAATTATCAAAGATGCTGAAAAGATAATTATATCCATCGATTATTACAAGTTCTCTCATATCAAAACATTTTTTCAGTATTATTATGAAAACAGGCGACTTTAATCATAATTTTTAAGCGTCCTGCCGAAGAATTCAATCTCTTTCAGCCTGACGATTAATGAAGTATAAAAGAATCCCGGCGCTCACTGATACATTAAGGGAATCCAGCCTGCCATTTATTTCAATATTTACAAGTTCATCCGATTTATCTTTTAAAAGCCTGGAGATTCCTTTATGTTCTCCTCCAAGTATTAAAGCCATTGGAAAATTAAATATTGTTTCTGAAAGCTTTAAGGTTTTTCTGTTGTCTTCTTCATAAACTGAAGTTCC of the Actinomycetota bacterium genome contains:
- a CDS encoding Stp1/IreP family PP2C-type Ser/Thr phosphatase, whose translation is MEYYALSDIGKLRTSNEDSYHAESNLMIVADGMGGHNAGEIASRFAIKYFVEHFTNLLSCRNTKNNEKVHAEKPKNITKMISRNNNADKIQKMLIESIEYANSNIYKMGLENEDYSGMGTTFTGLFIENEKGYVIHVGDSRLYLFRDLELSLLTEDHTFVFELYKKGAITYEELFSHPQKNYLTGIIGENDITALECFKFELLKDDIIILCSDGLNSMVHDDLIKKILEKSKNKNSKEIAENLVKKAIKNGGNDNITVIALKN
- the pknB gene encoding Stk1 family PASTA domain-containing Ser/Thr kinase; the encoded protein is MIGTILAERYKIVKKLGSGGSADVYLADDIKLHRKVAIKILSHLYAGDRSFVARFKKEAQILARLSDPNIVSIFDWGQFDSSYFICMEYVEGSNLADIIEKQGIINPATTARYSIQICKALEVAHKNNLIHRDIKPQNIIVTADGTVKITDFGIAKSLLEDNTKTLNILGTSYYISPEQAQGKILSYSTDLYSLGIVIYEMLTADVPFRGENSIDISLKHINEKPLRPSVFVPEVPERMEKIVLKCLQKDPSKRYESAADLKSDLISFLKGEPLADEEKKENEASKQGNIIKKIGYFKFTSKGSEKNKDLSRDEKEEAVLQNSSQKKAGKMLIITWSTLLPVLAVFIVLSIWALINNNALKNREELVRVPCITNMRYIDAEKMLQSIGLEIKSENEEYNSIVPEGFIIDQIPSEGNDVMKDTEIKVSVSRGQEESSTVTLPNLIGINIEEARKILNDLGFENLEIKWESSDFFHKDVIIKHEPAHSKTAGFNEKIVLYVSSGMEMVLIPDLKGYDIMLALSTLESLGFEIITEKIPSSTLTPGVVIDTLPAPGTEVANSSLVRIYISTSEELLEVPDVIKLNLENAVSILESMGINYEIGYSEVMHSIQENTVLSQYPVSGSFISSSEKILVIVGK
- a CDS encoding electron transfer flavoprotein subunit beta/FixA family protein codes for the protein MEIIVCIKQVPETTKVQVDPKTGVLIRDGIDTKMNPYDLFAVETALRLREEHGGRVKTITMGPPQAEEIIKESFMMGADEGMVISDRKFAGADVLATAYTLSQGIRKFGDFDLIITGKQTTDGDTAQVGPEIAEYLNIPHIANVLRIIKVDSEDITVEMDMPETIEIAKVKFPCLISVEKDIFEPRLPSYKRKKATINKKIKMLCLNDMEDKNEKRYGLTGSPTQVERIFPPDENLDKEIWEGSGEELAEKITKKLKELKFI
- a CDS encoding electron transfer flavoprotein subunit alpha → MGRLKINQEKINDESAEKLIKICPFNAIEYKNGILDINAACKMCKICIKKGPEGAIEFVEDDIREVDKNAWKGIVVYVDHVEGKIHPVTFELIGKARELAKKVNYPVYCIYLGYQILDSAQELLHYGVDEVFVYDYKELKHFRIEPYTTAFEDFIEKVRPSIILVGATTIGRSLAPRVAARFKTGLTADCTVLDIKENTDLVQIRPAFGGNIMAQIVTPNSRPQLATVRYKIMTAPERQEKSGGKITICSMDVNRFKSGIEVIKITKKPQEENISEAEIIVAVGRAIKTQKDMSLAYELAEVLDGNFAGTRPLVEAGWMEAKKQIGLSGRTVKPKLIITLGISGAVQFTAGMKSADYIFAINKDPNAAIFSVAHYGIIGDIYEVVPKLIENIKSAKGITDKIFAKYSAPASRN
- a CDS encoding FAD-binding protein, with translation MFESCLCNKIYKKIDEKDISFLNEMLGCERVFTGDNISEDFCHDELNTVRAYPEVLVDVLNTEEISKIMKYAYEKDIPVVVRGSGTGLVGSSVPIHGGIMINMTKMNKILELDYDNLTLTVEPGVLLMEISKYAEDNDFFYPPDPGEISATIGGNISTNAGGMRAVKYGVTRDYVLGLEIVLPNGDILELGGKVVKDSSGYSIQDLVCGSEGTLAIITKAILKLLPLPKKTVSLLVPFPNLEAAIGTVPKIIKAKIIPTAIEFMQREVIIAAEEYLGKKFPDNSADAYLLLTFDGNSKEEIEKDYNIVAEICLKEGAYDAYITDTSERKEAVWSARKTFLEAVKASTTEMDECDVVVPRNKVAEFINFTQGLQDEFEIRIRSFGHAGDGNLHIYILRDSLDEKTWKEKLEAVFNKMYRKAELLGGLVSGEHGIGYAKKEFLSRQYGEAYMNLMLNIKMAFDPKNILNPGKICQG
- a CDS encoding NYN domain-containing protein, with the protein product MRELVIIDGYNYLFSIFDNSHIKNNELEEMRDKFIGELAEYKNITGCDVIVVFDSYKYPKSEKSRSMHKGIEIIFSGSRKTADHIIEELSNTKKGYEKKIIVTSDNTAQTVVFKENIYRKSSREFEMELQHIKKDLSNKIRRINRQNAGSGFSSLEKRIGKNQMEEISRIAKNSIKEKSENKKNK